The genomic stretch GACGTCTTCGCACCAGTCGCGGATCTCTTGATCCAGCGAGCCGTCTTCGGGGCCGAAGATGTACAGGGCGCGATCCGGGTGAGTGTATTCCGGCAGCGGGCGGGCGCCGTCGACCAGTTCCACGGCGACCGGGACGCAATTGAGCGGCAGGATCTTTTTCAGGTCGTCGATGCCGATCAGCGGGATGTCGTAGTGCACGCGCTTGGTGTCGGTGACGAAATCGGCGGCGCGCTCATAGCGCTTGCCGGTGTAGAACACGGTCGACACGCCGTAACAGCCTGCGGCGCGCATCACCGAACCGACGTTTTCCGGTGATTTGGGGTTATACAAACCAATGCAGCTGTACCGTTTGTCTGCCACGAGCGGGGTGCCTTCGGGAAAAAGAGGGCGATTATACGGGGATTGGGGGAGGGCGGGCAGATTCAGGATCTGCGGTGACCGATGTGATCGTTCCCACGCTCTGCGTGGGAAGGATCATGGCTGGTTCAGTCTTCTTTCTTCATCAACCCGGCCAGCGCCGCAAACGGGTTGTGCGTGGCCTTGGCGATTTTCGGCGTGCTCAGCGAGCCTTCGCCGAAGTACTGCTGGTCGGTGTAGCGCGAGTGTTCGTTGTCGTGGCAGTACAGGCACAGCAGTTCCCAGTTGGAACCGTCCTGCGGGTTGTTGTCGTGGTTGTGGTCGCGGTGATGCACGGTCAGCTCGCTCAGGCGCTTGCCGGAAAACTCACGGGCGCAGCGGCCGCACACATGCGGGTACATCTTCAGGGCCTTGTCGCGGTAGCCCATTTCCTTGTCGCGCTGGTTGTCGGCGAGGATGCGATCCAGCTTCGAAGTGTTGGTCGGGGTGGACGAACTCATGGGTTCACCTTTGTAGAAAGACTAAATGACGGTTATGACGCAAGTTTAGCTCAGCCCTTGAGCTTCTCGGCAATCCAGATCGTGTGGCGGGTGCCCTTGTTGCCGTGGGCGAAGACCTGCACTTCCTCGGCCTTGAAACCGGCCTTCTTCAATTTGTCGGAAAACTGCCGGTCGGCGCTGGCCGACCACACCGCCAGCACGCCTTTGGGCCGCATCGCCTTGGCGCAAGCGGCAAGACCAGCGGCGGAATACAGCCAGCTGTTGGCCTTCTGGGTCAGGCCTTCGGGACCGTTGTCGACGTCGAGCATGATCGCGTCGAAACCGTTCGGCTCGCTTTGCAGGACCTTGGCCACGTCTTCCTGACGGATCACGGTGCGTGGGTCGAGCAGCGGGCGCCCTGACTTTTCACCGAGCGGCCCACGGTTCCACTCGACTACACCGGGCACCAGTTCGGCGACCACCACTTCGGCGCTCTTGCCCAGATGCTTGAGCGCGGAGGCGAGGGTGAAGCCCATGCCCAGGCCGCCGATCAGCACGCGCGAGTTCGGTCGGCCGGCAACCTTGCGGCACGGGATCTCGGCCAGTGCGTCTTCGGAACCGTGCATGCGGGTGTTCATCAATTGCCCGCCGTCGCCACCCTGGATCTTGATGACAAAGTCCTCGCCATACTCGAACAGGCACAGGGCTCCGCCGTTGTCAGGGATCGGCGTGGTGTCGAGCAGAACGAAACGTTTCATGGAAATCTCTAAAGAGGGGAAGGCAAGCAGGCGCGTTGGGAGTAGCCTGAACGCAGACTTCAGGCCAACGGAGCCCTTGATGAAGCGCACCATTCTAACGGTCATTACCCTGGCCGCGCTCTCGATAACTGCAGTGCAGGCCCAACAGACGATTCCCGTCAGCCCGACGCCGCAACCGGGTTCGCC from Pseudomonas allokribbensis encodes the following:
- a CDS encoding RNA methyltransferase: MADKRYSCIGLYNPKSPENVGSVMRAAGCYGVSTVFYTGKRYERAADFVTDTKRVHYDIPLIGIDDLKKILPLNCVPVAVELVDGARPLPEYTHPDRALYIFGPEDGSLDQEIRDWCEDVVYIPTTGCMNLAATVNVVLYDRMAKGLNTRSGPKFR
- a CDS encoding YajD family HNH nuclease, which translates into the protein MSSSTPTNTSKLDRILADNQRDKEMGYRDKALKMYPHVCGRCAREFSGKRLSELTVHHRDHNHDNNPQDGSNWELLCLYCHDNEHSRYTDQQYFGEGSLSTPKIAKATHNPFAALAGLMKKED